The Fictibacillus phosphorivorans genomic sequence GTAATCTACATCAGTTCCCCCAAAGAAGAGTTTAAAATAACCTAGATGCATGAATATAATCAATAATTGAACACATTGTTGACACCACACGATCACCAACTTGGGCAGCAAGTGTGGGATTACATGCTTTATGAAAATTCTCCACTTGCTAGCTCCTAAGATATGAGCGCCTACAATAAAATCTTCCTTCAGAATAAGTGCAAGAATATTTCCAATGGTTGAACCTAACAGTGGTATCACGAGGATTGTTAAGATAAAAACCTCAAGCCAAATACGCTGATTGAAAGTGTAAATAAAATATTCTTCCCAGCCCGGCATCCTTAATTGTTCCCATAATACAGGTGTTAAGAGAAAAACAGCAATTATGGTTAAAGGAATAAAGTAGAAAGAACTCAATAATTGGTCAAGCATCCTTCTTATCCGATCTGATACGAAAAAAGTTAACGGAATGGCGAGAACAAAACTAAATAAGATTCTAAGAAAGGAAATCCCAAGAACACTAAGCAATGTGAACTTCGCTCCTTCAAGTATTTTCATACCTGTGTCATAGCCTAATGCATCCGTCCCAAA encodes the following:
- a CDS encoding ABC transporter permease subunit, with amino-acid sequence MFPFGTDALGYDTGMKILEGAKFTLLSVLGISFLRILFSFVLAIPLTFFVSDRIRRMLDQLLSSFYFIPLTIIAVFLLTPVLWEQLRMPGWEEYFIYTFNQRIWLEVFILTILVIPLLGSTIGNILALILKEDFIVGAHILGASKWRIFIKHVIPHLLPKLVIVWCQQCVQLLIIFMHLGYFKLFFGGTDVDYNPYVPDPPVSLSNEWSGLIGDYYNLITVNPSIALGPIIMFGIAIYAFQLIGEGIQHHLQTRHNKKVKRDRMSGKQNPVSERRLSFDFVHKRGA